ttccggaatcgcaacgacgatGTCAGTCATAGaatcttattcgagttttatttcGTATAAACTCTCTTTTGTGACTTTGTTcgggagattttaatgatttatgtttGAAAGATACGAAAGAATGAGGAGTATcattgccaaattatcttatgcaaggGTTTAGACAGGCGCTTGAGGAGTATTTTTGCTAAGTTATTTTATGtaggggtttgattttgaatgattttaaatttttgttagtctatagaactgatatttctattaAATAAGTTCGTCGTAATACTATTTAACTGCTTATACTTTGACTAGAGATTATCTTTCTGTTTGAAATAATATTCTCtttaatttgatgaaattttattaatataatcaataaatttactttaaaaaaaaatagaactcttCGATTGTTATAATATTAAGTATTTTTCTTTcatcaaaatattattatttaaaagttaaaaaaaattataatatgtaaCTTTTCTTTAACTTTTTGTTAATCACCACTAAAACATTAATAGCTactcaaataaataatattattgaataaTGTTTATATCTTGTCCctttattatatttcataatttgTCATGGTAGATGATAGTGACATCCATTGATGTACTTTGAAAGAAGGAAATACCTAAAGTGTTATATTGAGAAGATGTGAAGGTGATATATACAGCATATAATAGAATTTCAAAACCTAAGTTAGGCATGAAAAAGAAGAGGCTTTCATATATTTATGATCCACTTGCTTTATGAAAAACTCTTTGAATATTAATCTCTAACAActaaagaagacaagaagactgGGAAGGGCACAAGGGTTAGGAAGCAGTAATGCTCTGCTCTCACTTCTCTAGCTAACTGACAAAAAGACTGGTATTATAGATTCATATCCCCTTCTGGCTAGTACTTTGTTATATTCATatagtattttatttaaattgaaatggttggctgaatcaaatcaattaaaaaattcagtttgattttgaattattttttagtttattttatatttttttcagtttattttaatttaaaaaaaatattcaatttaattttaattaaaaaatttaatgaaatcaaataaatcaattaattaatgacattatattattttaataatatagaaaggTGAAATTCTAAAAACTTGaagtgatttaatttaattttataatattaaaataaggtataaaaaaattaatcaactaaattaattcaattcaattcaaattaacttctcgtataaattttatttattttccctCGATTTGGCAttgttttcaaaatatttattgCGCCAAGCTTGATTAACTTCATTCATCTTTCTTGATTGCGATGTAAAACTAATTTATTCGCTATTCTCTCAAAACAATAAAGAAGCTAAGGCTACCTTTGATTAAGGtaaagtatttttataattaatcagtctatattttaaaaattttattaaaattactatatataaatttattattattattatattttctaaattataattaagtaaCAAAAATAGGTTATATATTGAAACTATTTACTTTCACTTGCCACTAACTCACATAATTATATATCTAACATGGCATTTCTTTGGATCTAAACTATATtacgaaattaaatttattagaaaatcCAACATATTTCAATATCTATTAAAGATTGATAGGTTATTCAGTAATTTCTATTTTACTTGATCAAGTTTAATGaccataataattataatacatgataaattatagtaatataaaaaataataatttttaaaataaatagatgaaagacttaaataataaaattattcatttccttaaaattaggaaaaaacaattattaaattaaataattaaactgaaacaaatgaaatttaaaacttCTCTAAGTTATACTaaacaaagaaaatattttctacatcaaaaaaatattttttagaaattaattttgttaatattattttttaatattataactaaacaatataaaataaattattttattatgaaatgattttttatttagaacaatatttctcattaattaatatttcagaATGTTATAAATCTCATAACGATTCTGCAAAAATCAGTTCCattgagttttattttaatggTCTAAAATTATGTTTAGGTTTGTtatgttttaattatttattatttaatttttataatttattgtgattaattattttatctttatttttaaaaaattgcattagttagtttttattttttaaaattattaactaatTACTATTTCCTTTTAAATATAACGACCATCTGGTTTATAATTGGTCCTTGTAATTTTTTTTGCAAATGTTCATCGCATTTCTTACAGTCTATTGGGCTAGCAAATACAAGAAAGAACACAGAAAGCTCAACCCAAATACAACAAACCCTAGCTCAACTCAAAATCATATGCAAAGCCCAGAGCCCAAGAGCATGTCTGTCCAGCTCCACCACTGCACCACTTCCACTGCCTGAAACTACCAAGCACTGCCAGTCTCACCAGGAAAAACAAGCGAAGAAGATGACCGGTACATGCCGAAAAGCAATCCACAGACGAGCAACGAGATGCATTGAGTCAAACAGAATCAAACGTAATGAAAAAAATAGCGAGTCAAACAGAATAATCAGACGtaatgaaaaaaatagaaaGCAAAGGaggagttaaaataaaaaacacttCAAAACAACGATATAGAGAAAAGTCACTCACAGCCAAACAAGCAAACACAGGATTCTCCCATAAAACAAACACTATCTAAAGGAGGTAAAGCGATAGGGCTGGCATGGAAATGGTAATTGCCGGACGCATCGGCCCGGTCTTAAACTGCCGTCATCACCATGTAATAGTCGGGCAAAAAGAAGACTCGCAAACCGAATTCTCACCACCGGTCAGCGATTAAAATCGACACAATCCaacaataacaaataaaatgtaaagaaaAAGAGACAAGTCTcattaaaagcaaataaaactAGATATCACCGAGCGGAGAAAAGATAAAGTCGCTCTCCGTCGACGGAGCAAAACCATAATCTTGCATTCgttatttttttctcttgacCTAATTCCACTAACTTTTCGTATAAATTCAATTGGGTCCTTgtaacttaaaaacataaatattcAACTAACTAAAATCAAAATTACAACTATTgtaacttaaaaacataaatattcaactatctaaaatcaaaattataattattcagttataaaattagttaatatgtttttaaatataatgagattaaataattaattttattaaaaaataataaattatattttaacatttaaattttagaataattaatAGATCAATCTCCCTACTTTTAGAATTAAACACttaaatctctatatttttattctgtCTAAACTGAAATTACTTTCAATTCCCTTATTATGCATCAAAAGCTTATTCTATTTCTTTTCATCCTTTTCATCTCTTTTTgcctactttttttttaaagagataTACAATGCTAAATTACTAATATCTATTCACCAAATCGTGAAGATGAGGCTGGAGATCCAAATTTCTTGTCTAGTAAAAGTGCTAGATATGGTGGAGATTAAAGAGAGTGAACTGGAATCGAAGTCCCAAGAATCTGAATGGGAGATGGGCTGCGACTTCGATTTCTCTTGATGCAAAGATCTCACTTGAATCTCAACAATATCAATATCCCAAAGAACCCAATTCTAAGCAGCAGTTTTACATGAAATATCATAAGTCAAAGAATTTCTCCAAGGCAAGAGCCCTCTGTTGGCTCTCAAGAAGTTTTCATAATGTGTCTTGAGCTTAACTTGCCTCCTTCTAAGTCTGGAGGACCTTACGACCAGTCATGTTGAGAAAAAAAGTCCGATTAGAAGTGGTATTTATCATAGCAAAACTTGAGGCGGATTATGTTGTCGGATCCAAAGACGGACTCGACAGTCCATCTAACACTCTTGGGAGACAAATTTCTCATCCTGGAGATAAAAAGGGCCGGTTAGATAAATCTTCATGATTTGATGAATAGATGATGAGTACATTACGTATCTCTCAGAAAAAGTAAACAGAAAAAGTTAAAAAGGATGAAAAGAAATGTAAACCTTTTGACGCATACtaaatgtatttataaaatttaaatatttttttttaaatagattttagaataaaattatctcctatttaaatgaaataaaaatacaataatcgattttaaaaataagagaattaatttattagttatgttaaaatttatggAGGTGTGTTTtatctcaaaaattaaaatggtaAAATTTTAACGATGAGGATAAACTAGTAAAATTCTATATTCCTATGATAGAAGGGACCAACTGAAGCCGTTAAGAGGATAAATGGCGCCGCGGGCGTAGTGCGCACACCATCCCCAACCTCAAGTGGAGTGGAAAAGAGATCACTTGATTTCTGGCTCTGCTCGCTTTCTCACTGTTTTAATTCGCTCTCTATCCAAACTCAGAAAAATACTCACCCTTTATCTCTCTATCTCAATTCAGAACACCTGAATTTTTTGAATGAAACCCAATCACTGATAAGATTATGGATCCTCCATTGATAAATGAGACCTCCTTCTCTGCAGCTAATCCATCTTCCTACACTTTGACCGAAATTTGGCCTTGTCCTGCAATTAATGGACAGGCGGTTGGTGTTGGTGGGTTGGGTCTCCGAATGGGGAATTTGACTGGGGCATTTGGGGAGCGGGATGGGTCAGTGGAGGAATCCACCGTGACGGAGCAAAGCGTTGGTGGGAGCGGTGGGAATGGAAGGAAGAGGAGGGATTTGAGCTTAGAAGACGATTCATCTAAGATGGTTTCTACTTCCAGCAGTGGCAACGAATTGGTTGGTTCTTTACAAAATTTATTGTCTTTAGCATGGTTTTCCTCCCTCTCTCATTCTGTATAGTTGATAAGAAAATGGAAGAATAGTGATATTATTTTTTGGGTGACGGTTGTCTTTTGTTGGTTTGTATTTGGAATTAAGGGTGGCTCGAATTGACAGAATTGTTATTTTTCTGGTCCCAATTGATAGATATTCAAAATTTTGTGCGAAAGTGAAGGTCTTTTCTATGAAAAAAAGGGAGAGAAAGTAAAGAGTTTTtgggttttaaaataaatttaaaatttgtatttTCGTGCTATATTTTCTCAGCAATTTGACTATTTGGTTGGTTATGAGTTTTTGAGACGTTTACTCCACCTGTGACCTTCGATCTGTAAAATTTCTCTGAACTCTTTTCAAATGAAAATGGATTTTATAACTGTTATACTATTATATGTGTGATATATCCATCTTTGTATAATTAAATCTTGAGAGGCTAGATTGGAGTGGTTTCTAAACCTGATATtgttatttatgtattttcatTTTGTGACAATTTATCACTTACAAAAGAAATCCTACAACCATTCGTCTTATACTTTTGAGTTTGTAACAGAACGATTCAAATGGTAAGCGGATTAAAATATCAGGATCCAGGAATGAGAGCAGTAATTCGAAGGCTGAAGTAGCACCAACTTCTGTTGCCAATAAGAAGAAGTCTGAGCAAAGCAGCAAACTATCTGTGCCCCCTAATCAAGACTATATTCATGTGAGAGCAAGAAGGGGTCAAGCGACTGATAGTCACAGTCTAGCAGAAAGAGTAATTCACTTGAATCATCTTAAAGTTGAAATTTTTAGTCATTTCTCTGTGTCTAAGATAATGGACTTAATGTGGTTATAAATGTAGGCTAGGTTGATATAGAAGTGTATCATTTTATGTTAAAGAAGCATATCGATTCAAGGTTGAGATGTGTTGCTTAATAAAACCTTCTGGATAATGAGGTTACTTACTGAACCTCTGCTTTGGCAGGcaaggagagaaaagataagtgAAAGGATGAAGATGCTCCAAGATTTGGTTCCTGGGTGTAATAAGGTGCTTACTCTTGTCGACTTGGTTTTATCTTAGCCCAGTTTCTGTACTGTTGCAGATAAACTCTGCCTAATTTAGGCTAAGAGGATATACAATGGATTCACCTTCTTTATATTATACCTCATGTTTTGTAAGCCAATATTGagatttgtatgtaatagacaTTTGTTAACATCTAGGGGTGTCACACAAGTTCCTAATTCAGTCTCATTTGACTTGGAATGATTTCCTTGTACAACCAGGTAATTGGTAAAGCACTTGTTCTTGATGAGATAATTAATTACATCCAATCACTACAGCACCAAGTTGAGGTAGTATCTTAATttttccaattttccaatttgacTGTCACTTAtatgacaattcaaattttctcTTCTGCTGAACCTGAACCTGGAGCTTTGCTATTTTCACTTTATTGTTGTAGTTCCTGTCTATGAAGCTAGAAGCAGTTAATTCAAGAATGAACGTGAACCCTGCACTAGAAGGCTTCCATCCAAAAGATGTAAGTCTACTATACTGGCGGGTTACTTCAGCATTTTTGTCATCATACAGGCTATTACCTACTTAGATTTGTCGCAATTTAGATTTAGTTTCTGGCACATTGGCATTTTTATTCCTTATTTAATGATG
This Manihot esculenta cultivar AM560-2 chromosome 6, M.esculenta_v8, whole genome shotgun sequence DNA region includes the following protein-coding sequences:
- the LOC110616602 gene encoding transcription factor bHLH79, with protein sequence MDPPLINETSFSAANPSSYTLTEIWPCPAINGQAVGVGGLGLRMGNLTGAFGERDGSVEESTVTEQSVGGSGGNGRKRRDLSLEDDSSKMVSTSSSGNELNDSNGKRIKISGSRNESSNSKAEVAPTSVANKKKSEQSSKLSVPPNQDYIHVRARRGQATDSHSLAERARREKISERMKMLQDLVPGCNKVIGKALVLDEIINYIQSLQHQVEFLSMKLEAVNSRMNVNPALEGFHPKDVGAQPFDAAGMIFGSQTARDYAQASQSEWLHMQIGGNFERT